One genomic window of Cupriavidus malaysiensis includes the following:
- a CDS encoding phage portal protein, translated as MGVLSRGLERRAAALTYDQIAGMIDGVSGGRIAGVVVTDKTALQVATVLACVKAIADGCATPNLTVYREKADGQREKAINIPEYRLLARRPNEWQTSFEWRRQMTVHAALTGAGLSIKVRGDNRRVRELIPVQPGQWDVRRISRYEVRYRCWDEFGLIGEFEPEDVFVLNGLQWDWVKSMNAVTLARSAIGLAMATERSQAAMHGNGLRPSGTYTVTGTLTPEQHDRLTDWIKRQGGPENAGNPLVLDRDAKWMSTALSGVDAQSVETRRLQVEEICRAYGVFPIMVGHSDKTATFASSEAFFAGHVKHTLAPWHRAWTQRMDEMLLDGAGPLYAEFDVRYLLAGSMKDRAVWARTMAEMGIYTRNEIRDEDGKEPLPGLDEPLTPLNTTTKQGNSNDQTGNA; from the coding sequence ATGGGTGTCCTGAGCAGGGGGCTGGAGCGGCGCGCTGCCGCGCTGACCTACGACCAGATCGCCGGGATGATCGACGGCGTGAGCGGTGGGCGGATTGCCGGCGTGGTCGTCACGGACAAGACGGCGCTGCAGGTCGCCACGGTCCTGGCGTGCGTCAAAGCCATCGCGGACGGTTGCGCGACGCCGAACCTGACCGTCTACCGCGAAAAGGCGGACGGCCAGCGTGAGAAGGCGATCAACATCCCGGAGTATCGCCTGCTGGCACGGCGACCGAATGAATGGCAGACGTCGTTTGAATGGCGACGCCAGATGACGGTGCATGCTGCGCTGACCGGCGCGGGCCTGTCGATCAAGGTGCGTGGCGACAATCGGCGCGTGCGCGAGCTGATCCCTGTGCAGCCCGGCCAGTGGGATGTGCGCCGCATTTCGCGCTATGAGGTTCGGTACCGTTGCTGGGACGAATTCGGGCTGATCGGCGAATTCGAGCCAGAGGATGTCTTCGTGCTGAATGGTCTGCAGTGGGACTGGGTCAAGAGCATGAACGCGGTCACGCTGGCACGCTCCGCCATCGGGCTGGCGATGGCGACGGAGAGGAGTCAGGCGGCGATGCATGGCAACGGGTTGCGGCCGAGTGGCACCTACACGGTCACGGGCACGCTGACTCCTGAGCAGCATGATCGCCTGACGGACTGGATCAAGCGCCAGGGCGGCCCGGAGAACGCGGGGAACCCGCTGGTGCTGGACCGTGACGCCAAGTGGATGAGCACGGCCTTGTCCGGCGTGGACGCCCAGAGCGTCGAGACGCGCCGCCTCCAGGTCGAGGAGATCTGCCGGGCCTACGGGGTCTTCCCGATCATGGTCGGCCACTCGGACAAGACGGCCACCTTCGCCAGTTCGGAGGCCTTCTTCGCGGGGCACGTCAAGCACACACTGGCGCCCTGGCATCGCGCCTGGACACAGCGGATGGACGAGATGCTGCTCGACGGCGCCGGCCCGCTCTATGCGGAGTTCGACGTGCGCTACCTCCTGGCCGGTTCGATGAAGGATCGCGCGGTCTGGGCGCGCACGATGGCCGAGATGGGCATCTATACCCGGAACGAGATCCGGGACGAGGACGGCAAAGAGCCGCTGCCTGGCCTGGATGAGCCGCTGACGCCGCTCAACACGACCACCAAACAAGGAAACAGCAATGATCAGACGGGCAATGCTTGA
- a CDS encoding terminase large subunit → MEWTTACPDWEERLIRGESIIPPPIFPDQAEQALAIFKELRVVDLPGKPTFGECSEQWVFDFVAAIFGGYDAETGKQLIREFFLLISKKNTKSTIAAGIMLTAVILCWREEEEHLILAPTKEVADNSFKPAAGMIRADDELAALFHIQDHIRTITHRVSRATLKVVAADTDTVSGKKSGRILVDEHWLFGSRKDAESMFMEATGGQVSREEGWVIYLTTQSDEPPAGVFKEKLAYYRDVRDGKIDDRKSLGVLYEFPAAMIESKAYLDPANFYITNPNIGRSVSAEWLEDQLRKNRAKTDGTFQQFLAKHLNVEIGLNLRSDRWAGANFWLSRGNSALSLEGLLARSEVVDVGIDGGGLDDLLGLGIIGREAGTSRWLHWGRAWAHPSVLERRQSEAPRFLDFERAGDLVIVQEIGEDIEQLVAIVAQIYATELLDKVGMDPSGVNFDDDLVTAGVPAELLVGISQGWKLGGTIKTVERKLADGTFEHGSQPMMAWSVSNARVEQRANGILITKQASGTAKIDPLMALFDAAHLMSLNPGPKGRSFWDEPQ, encoded by the coding sequence ATGGAGTGGACGACAGCTTGCCCGGATTGGGAGGAACGCCTGATCCGGGGGGAGTCGATCATCCCGCCGCCGATCTTTCCCGACCAGGCCGAACAGGCCCTGGCGATCTTCAAGGAGCTGCGCGTCGTCGACCTGCCCGGCAAGCCGACGTTCGGCGAGTGCAGCGAACAATGGGTATTCGACTTCGTAGCCGCCATCTTCGGCGGCTATGACGCGGAGACCGGCAAGCAGCTCATACGGGAGTTCTTCCTGCTGATCAGCAAGAAGAACACCAAGTCAACGATCGCGGCCGGCATCATGCTGACCGCCGTCATTCTGTGTTGGCGAGAGGAAGAAGAGCACCTGATCCTGGCGCCGACCAAGGAGGTGGCCGACAACAGCTTCAAGCCGGCCGCTGGCATGATCCGGGCCGACGATGAGCTGGCCGCGCTGTTCCACATCCAGGACCATATCCGCACGATCACACACCGTGTGAGCCGCGCCACCCTCAAGGTGGTGGCCGCCGACACGGATACGGTTTCGGGCAAGAAGTCGGGGCGCATCCTGGTCGACGAACACTGGCTGTTCGGCTCCCGCAAAGACGCCGAATCCATGTTCATGGAAGCCACCGGCGGCCAGGTGTCGCGCGAAGAGGGGTGGGTGATCTACCTCACCACGCAGAGCGACGAGCCGCCAGCAGGCGTGTTCAAGGAGAAACTCGCCTACTACCGCGACGTGCGCGACGGGAAGATAGACGACCGGAAGTCGCTTGGGGTGCTGTACGAGTTCCCCGCGGCCATGATCGAGTCGAAGGCCTACCTCGATCCGGCGAACTTCTACATCACGAACCCGAACATCGGGCGATCGGTCAGTGCCGAGTGGCTGGAGGACCAGCTACGGAAGAACCGCGCCAAGACGGATGGCACCTTCCAGCAGTTCCTGGCGAAGCACCTGAATGTCGAGATTGGGCTGAACCTCCGGTCCGACCGCTGGGCCGGCGCCAACTTCTGGCTGTCGCGCGGAAACTCCGCGCTTTCGCTGGAAGGCCTGCTGGCGCGCAGCGAAGTGGTGGATGTCGGGATTGATGGCGGCGGCCTAGACGATTTGCTCGGGCTGGGCATCATCGGGCGCGAGGCCGGGACCAGCCGGTGGCTGCATTGGGGACGGGCATGGGCCCATCCGTCTGTTCTCGAGCGCCGGCAGTCCGAGGCGCCGCGGTTCCTGGACTTCGAGCGGGCCGGAGACCTGGTCATCGTCCAGGAGATTGGCGAGGACATCGAGCAACTGGTAGCCATCGTGGCCCAGATCTATGCCACCGAGCTACTGGACAAGGTCGGAATGGACCCGAGTGGGGTCAATTTCGACGATGACCTGGTCACTGCCGGCGTTCCTGCGGAACTGCTGGTCGGCATCTCACAGGGCTGGAAGCTGGGCGGCACGATCAAGACGGTGGAGCGCAAGTTGGCCGACGGCACCTTCGAGCACGGTAGCCAGCCGATGATGGCCTGGAGCGTGAGCAATGCCCGGGTCGAGCAGCGGGCGAACGGCATCCTGATCACGAAGCAGGCCAGTGGCACAGCAAAGATTGACCCGCTGATGGCGCTGTTCGATGCGGCTCACCTGATGAGCCTGAACCCTGGCCCGAAGGGGCGATCCTTCTGGGATGAACCGCAATGA
- a CDS encoding terminase small subunit encodes MALTGKRRVFADAVIAGKSNKDAAIAAGYSVKTASAAGSRLVKDPEVAAYIASRHKGGKKVAAPVEPPPKPAPAFDLGAALAHKDPKAFLIAAMNDLELDPRQRIDAAKALMPFMHKKLGEGGKKEQKDEEAKKVASRFGQAAPPKLVANGGRKV; translated from the coding sequence ATGGCTTTAACAGGCAAGAGGCGGGTGTTCGCCGATGCCGTTATCGCCGGGAAATCCAATAAGGACGCGGCAATCGCGGCGGGCTACAGCGTCAAGACGGCCTCGGCAGCGGGGTCGCGCCTTGTTAAAGACCCGGAGGTGGCGGCCTACATCGCCAGTCGCCACAAGGGTGGCAAGAAGGTGGCGGCCCCGGTCGAGCCGCCGCCGAAGCCGGCGCCGGCGTTCGACCTGGGTGCGGCGCTCGCGCATAAGGACCCCAAGGCGTTCCTGATCGCCGCGATGAACGACCTGGAGCTAGACCCCAGGCAGCGTATCGACGCAGCCAAGGCGCTGATGCCCTTCATGCACAAGAAGCTGGGCGAGGGTGGGAAGAAGGAGCAGAAGGACGAGGAGGCCAAGAAGGTTGCCAGTCGGTTCGGGCAGGCCGCGCCGCCCAAGCTCGTGGCAAATGGCGGCAGGAAGGTGTGA
- a CDS encoding HNH endonuclease: MKQKTRIPMLGARLPMAARPHKAMAPTQSEQRMAGRKLQARRLRIWTNDPTCAGCGQVTAFPAGFELDHRVPLSQGGADTDENCQVLCAGPDGCHAKKTATDFGQTRRRRA; the protein is encoded by the coding sequence ATGAAGCAGAAGACGCGTATCCCCATGCTGGGTGCGAGGCTTCCAATGGCAGCGCGTCCGCACAAGGCGATGGCGCCAACCCAGAGCGAGCAACGCATGGCCGGCCGGAAGCTACAGGCACGGCGGCTGCGGATCTGGACGAACGATCCGACTTGCGCCGGCTGTGGCCAGGTGACGGCATTCCCCGCAGGGTTCGAGCTGGACCACCGCGTGCCGCTGTCGCAGGGTGGTGCCGACACCGACGAGAACTGCCAGGTGCTGTGCGCCGGGCCGGATGGCTGCCACGCCAAGAAGACGGCGACGGACTTTGGTCAGACACGGCGGAGGCGGGCATGA
- a CDS encoding helix-turn-helix domain-containing protein — protein MSTIIMSQCWPLEGMSIAQKAVLISLADNANDQGVCWPAIATIAKRVCASERAVQTAIKWLEDAGALQTKRTTGRSTSYTVTPAEYSPPQEMHPRTARTPAGNAPPQDMHHTPAGDAPHPRSKCGGPPQEMHPNRKEPTKEPSGNRQGAPARGGKAAKSSALFDRFWQAYPKKAAKADAEKAFAKLQVDEGKLEMLLAAIAKQAAQPEWREEKGKFIPHPATWLNGARWLDEAAPQQPAAAGGAPVGSDAAWWETAPGIEAKGADVWRARKPGEEFQRYKVGVFKNAGDGPWRQALLADLLRTKSSAYASVHEYFYGHPPLDATA, from the coding sequence ATGAGCACGATCATCATGTCCCAGTGCTGGCCCCTGGAGGGGATGTCGATCGCCCAGAAGGCCGTGCTGATCTCGCTGGCGGATAACGCCAATGACCAGGGCGTATGCTGGCCGGCCATTGCAACGATCGCCAAGCGGGTTTGCGCGAGCGAGCGGGCCGTGCAGACCGCAATCAAGTGGTTGGAAGATGCCGGCGCGCTGCAGACGAAGCGGACGACTGGTCGCAGCACCAGCTACACCGTCACCCCCGCAGAATATTCACCCCCGCAGGAAATGCACCCCCGCACGGCGCGCACCCCAGCAGGAAATGCACCCCCGCAGGATATGCACCACACCCCCGCAGGAGATGCACCCCACCCCCGCAGCAAATGCGGGGGACCCCCGCAGGAGATGCACCCTAACCGTAAAGAACCTACAAAGGAACCATCAGGGAACCGTCAGGGCGCACCCGCGAGGGGCGGCAAGGCTGCAAAGTCGTCGGCGTTGTTCGACCGGTTCTGGCAGGCCTACCCGAAGAAGGCCGCCAAGGCAGACGCCGAGAAGGCCTTCGCCAAGCTGCAAGTCGACGAGGGCAAGCTGGAGATGCTGCTTGCCGCCATCGCGAAGCAGGCGGCACAGCCCGAGTGGCGCGAGGAGAAGGGCAAGTTCATCCCGCACCCGGCAACCTGGTTGAACGGCGCACGCTGGCTCGACGAGGCCGCGCCCCAGCAGCCAGCCGCAGCTGGCGGCGCGCCGGTGGGCAGCGATGCGGCCTGGTGGGAGACCGCCCCCGGCATCGAGGCGAAGGGCGCCGACGTGTGGCGGGCCAGGAAGCCGGGCGAGGAGTTCCAGCGCTACAAGGTTGGCGTCTTCAAGAACGCCGGGGACGGTCCGTGGCGCCAGGCTCTGCTGGCCGACCTGCTGCGCACAAAGTCGTCGGCCTATGCCAGCGTCCACGAGTACTTCTACGGCCATCCGCCGCTGGATGCAACGGCATGA
- a CDS encoding DUF3606 domain-containing protein: MADDLKKKDGRDRAKVNKSEAWEVNQVAKKHGVTPAVVKKALEKVGPVRTRVEQEIKKSK, encoded by the coding sequence ATGGCTGACGACCTGAAGAAGAAGGACGGGCGCGACCGCGCGAAGGTGAACAAGAGCGAAGCCTGGGAAGTCAACCAGGTAGCTAAAAAGCATGGCGTGACGCCAGCAGTAGTGAAGAAGGCGTTGGAGAAAGTTGGCCCCGTTCGAACTCGCGTTGAGCAGGAAATCAAGAAGAGCAAGTAG
- a CDS encoding DUF1364 family protein: MMFRSQRLLEAVRSFPCQHCNSQDGTVVAAHSNQLRDGKGRGIKAHDYRIAALCYTCHAELDQGRRMTRVEREQMWEAAHRKTIGRLFECGILEVAAR, translated from the coding sequence ATGATGTTCCGTAGCCAGAGGCTCCTCGAGGCCGTCCGGTCCTTCCCGTGCCAGCACTGCAACAGCCAGGACGGCACGGTGGTGGCGGCGCATTCAAACCAGCTGCGTGACGGCAAGGGGCGCGGGATCAAGGCCCATGACTATCGCATCGCAGCGCTTTGCTACACGTGTCATGCGGAACTTGATCAGGGCCGGCGCATGACGCGTGTCGAGCGCGAGCAAATGTGGGAAGCCGCCCATCGGAAGACGATAGGGCGGCTCTTTGAGTGCGGCATCCTGGAGGTGGCCGCGCGATGA